The sequence CTGCCGCGCGATTTTCCGGGGGATAACCTCGAGTCCTCTCTCCAGTCGCTGACGATCGAGGTCGAGCCCGCCGAGACGTCAAACTTGCTGCGTTTGAGCTCCCTGCAGCGCGTGCGCGCGGACGCGGTCCTGCTGGCAGCGCTATTGCCGGGGCTGACTCGCTGGTGTGGGCAGGCCTACCTGTTGATCGAGTGCGAGGGGCATGGGCGCGAACAACCGTTCGGCCCCTTCGGCCGGCTCCCGCCGCCTGACCTGTCGAGGACGGTGGGCTGGTTCACGTGCCGCTTTCCTGTCCATCTCCGGTACAGCCAAGGGCAGGACCTCTCGAGCCTGCTCCACCAGGTGCACGGCGCGCTAACCGCAGCGCCTGCCGGGGGCGTTGGCTACGGGGTGCTGCGGTACTTGAGCCCCCGTGGCGAAGAACTGGCCAAGCGACCCTCGCCCGAGCTCAGCTTCAATTACCTGGGGCAAGTCGATCGGGGTATCGAACCTGGCTTCTGGTGTGATCAAGGCGAGCCCCTCGAGTCCATGGGGCCCCGGCACGATCCCGAGAGCGTGCGGCGCCATGCGCTCGCTCTTCAGGCCCTTATCCAGCGCGGGCGACTGCGGCTCGACTGGCTGTACAGCCAGTCCCTGCACCGGCGTTCCACGATAGATCGCCTGGCGAGCCAAACGCTCGATCGGCTGCATCGGCTGGCGAGGCTCGAGTCGTGATCGAGAGCCCGGATCCCCCGGCGTGTGGCAGCGCGAGCCCGGACCACGACGTCGAAATGGACCGCAGTGCACCAATGAACCGCAGTGCACCAATGAACCGCAGTGCACCACATCACGAGGCCGCAAGGTCCGGCAGCCCCTTGCCAGGTATGGAAGCCACTTTCCCAGCGACCCCCTTTCAACAAGGACTGCTGTTTCACGCCGAGCTCGATGCGCGGTCGCGCGCCTACTGCTTGCAGCAGAGCTATCGCTTCAGCGGCGCGCTCGATGCGCGTGCATTCAAGCGAGCCTGGCTTCAGCTGGTTGCACGCCACGCGATGCTGCGCGCCAGCTTCGTGCACGAGCCGGGACGCGAGCCCGAGCAGCGGGTACAGCGACGGGTCGAGTTGCCGCTGGTCGAGCTGGACTGGCGTCACCTGAGCTCAGGCGAGCAAGCGAATCGCCTCGAGACGCTCCTGCGCGAAGACCTCGAGCGGGGGTTCGATCTCGATCGGGCACCGCTTTTTCGGTTGCATCTGGTGCGCCTTGGGGAGCAGGAGCACGAGCTGATCAAGTCCTTTCACCACCTCATCACCGATGGCTGGTCCTCGGCCCTCCTAAGCGCCGAGCTTGGACGTTTGTATGCCGCCGGGATCAGCGGCATCCCGGCGGCGCTGCCGCCGCCGCCGCGGTTTCGCAGCTACGTCGAGTGGCTGCGTAAGCGGCCGCTCGCTCGAGCCGAGGCATTCTTTCGGCGCCATTTGGCGGGCCTGACCGCGCCCAACGCACTGCAGCTACAGGCCCCGCGCAAAGCGCAACCGAGCGCGTACGCCACCCGTAGCGTCGAATTGGCTACGGCCCAGACCCAGGACCTGCAGCAATTCGCACGCGAGCAGCGCTTGACGCTCAATACGCTGGTGCAGGGCACCTGGGCCTTGATCCTGTCGCGCTACAGCGGAGCGCAAGACGTCGTGTTCGGCGTAACCGTGTCCGGTCGCTCCCCGGAGCTCGCGGGCTCCGACAAGATGGTCGGCCCCATGATCAACACGTTGCCGTTGCGTGCGACGCTCGAGCCCGGGCGGCTGCTGCTCGACTGGCTGCGCGGCCTTCAGACCGCATCGGTGGAGTTGCGCGAGCACGAGCATGCCCCGCTCACCGAGGTGCACAAGTGGAGCGACTACGCGGCCGGCACGCCGCTCTTCGAGACGATCGTCGTGTTCGAGAACTACGCCCGGCCTGCCGTTTCTAGTGCGGGCGGGAACGGGAGGCAGTCGCTCCGCCGCAGCTGGCTTGCGGACGCGACGCACTACGCGCTCACCCTCTACGCCCATCCGGGCCGGCAGCCAACCCGCATCGGTCACCAGCCTCCGGCCGCCGTATCGATTCGGAACCGCGTGCCCGATCCGCCCGCGCGAGCAGCCGCGTCCTCGTTTCAGCATCCTCGACATGGTGTTGACTGTGCCTCCGGCACTTCGACTGCGAATCGGCCATCGCAGGCGCCACGACCGAGTGACCTCGAAGCTGGTGACCGATGCGGGTTGACGCTGCGTTTAGTCTACGACGTGCGGCGCTTTTCGGAGTGTGCCATCGAGCAGCTCGCCGAGCACATGCAACATGTGCTGGCCCGGCTGGCGGCGCTCTCGCGGCACCCCGCACCCGATAGCGTGCGCTTGCTCGACTGCTTTGCGCTGCCCCCGAAGCAAACGGAGATGCTCGAGCGCCCGAACACAACGCGCCGGGACTTTGCAAGCGCGGACCTGCTGGAGCGCCTGGATGCGGTAGCGAGCGCTTGCGCAGAACGGATCGCGGTGCGCTCCGGTGCGTGTGAGCTGCGTTACGCCGATCTTCAGCAGCGTTTTCGGCGACTGGCCGGCCGGCTGCATGCGCTCGGGATAGGTCCAGAGCAACGCGTCGGGCTCTTGCTGCGGCGCAGTCTCGAGCTGCCGGGCGCCTTGCTGGGCGTATGGCGCTCCGGTGCCGCGTGCCTGCCCCTGGATCCGGAGCAGCCTCGGGCTCGGCTCGAATGGCAGATCGCAGACGCGCGGCCCGAGCTCGTGCTTGCAGACCCCGGGCTCGTTCAGGGCCTCGCGCAATGGGACATCGGGTGCCCGGTTCGCTCGCTCTCCAGCCTGCTCGAGAGCGAACCGGAGCTGGCCGCGCCGGCGCCGCGCTTGCGCTCGGACGCGCTCGCTTACCTGATGTACACGTCGGGCTCGAGCGGCCGGCCCAAGGGCGTGGAGGTCTGTCATGGCAGCCTGCTCAATTGCCTGGGGTCGCTAAGCGCGCGCCTAGGGCCACAGGCGGGCGAATCCTGGCTTGCGACGACCTCCATCGGCTTCGATATCAGCCTGCTCGAGCTCCTGCTGCCGCTCTGGTCAGCGGGGCGGGTCGTGGTCGCCTCCGAGCACGAAGCCCGCGATGGCGAGGCGCTGGCGTCGCGCTTGGCATCGTCGAGGGCCCGCTGGTTTCAGGCCACGCCTTCGGCCTACCGATTGCTCCTGGCGGCGGGCTGGCAGGGTAGCGCAGAGCTCAGCGCGCTCAGCGGCGGCGAGACGCTGGCGCCCGATCTGGCACGCCAACTGAGCCAGCGAGTCAAAGCGCTATGGAACGTGTACGGCCCCACCGAGACCACGATCTGGTCGACATCAACCCGCGTGCACGCTGGATCCATCGAGGCAGGACCTGTCCCGATCGGCCAAGCGCTGGCCAACACCAGCCTGCACGTGCTCGACCGCCGGCTGTGTCCGGTGCCGGCCGGCGTGCAGGGCGAGCTCTACATTGGAGGCGCGGGCCTCGCGCGCGGCTACCATGCATCCCCGGGCAAGACGGCCGAGCGCTTCGTGCCAGACCCCTTTGCGTGGTCCGCGGGTGCCCGACTCTACCGGACCGGTGACCAGGCACGCTGGCTGCTCGATGGTGAGGCGTCGCCGGAGCTGCAGCTGCTCGCTAGGGCGGACACCCAGGTCAAGCTGCGCGGGCACCGCATCGAGCTCGCCGAGATCGAGAGCGTGATGCACGAGCAGCGTGGTGTTGGCGCTGCCGCGGTCGTGCCGAGCGCACCCGCGCCGGAGGCACCCGAGCTGGTGGCTTTCGTGGTTCCCGCCGCGCATTACTCGGAGCCCGACCTGCGTACGTTTCTACGTGAACGACTGCCCGCGGCCATGATCCCCGCCCGCTTCGTGACCTTGGATCGACTGCCATTGAACCGCAACGGCAAGCTCGATCGCCGGGCGCTTTCGGATCGAGCAGCAAGCGCCGCCCGTATTGGTTCGGCTCGAGCGCAGTCCGGCTCGGCTCGAGCGCATGCCGAATCGCTGGCAACCGAATCCGCCACCGAGCAGCTGCTGGCGTCGATTTGGTCCGCTGTGTTGCACGAAGCCGACATCAAGCGGGACGCACATTTCTTCGAGCTCGGCGGCCATTCGTTGCTGGCGCTGCAGGTCATGGCGCGCGTCCGCCGCGCCTTCGGCGTCGAGCTGCCGCTCCGGGATTTGTTCGAGGCTCCGCGCCTTTGCGAGCTGGCGGCGCGTGTCAGCCGGGCCCGGACGGATCAGCCACCAGGGCCGCCCGCATTCATACAGCGCGCGCCCGTCACCGACGCACCCTTGTCCTTCGATCAGGAGCGGCTGTGGTTCTTGCATCAGCTCGAGTGCTCTTCCAACGCCTACAATCTGGCGTTTGCCGTTCGTTTCCGGGGCTCGTTCGACCGGGCGGCGCTCGAGACTGCATTGGCCGGCCTGGTCGCACGCCACGCCGGCCTGCGAACGCGCTTTGTGCAGCGTGGCGCTGCGCCGCGGCAGATCGTGGATCCGAGCTTCGGTTCGCGCTTGGTCGAGCTCCACGGTCACGGGTCGGATTCGGCCGACAAGCGCATCCGCAGCGTGCTCGAGTCGCAGGCCGGTCAGCGTTTCGAGCTTGACGTCGAGCCTGCGTGGCGTGCCCGACTGCTCGTTCTCGGCGAGCACGATCACGCCCTGCTTTTGTGCCTGCATCACATCGTTGCCGACGGCTGGTCCTTGCGCCTGCTCCTGGGCGAGCTCGCTCTGCTGTACCTGGCAGCCACCCGGAACAAGAGCGCCGGGTTGCCGGCGCCCGCCGCCCAGTACACCGACTTCGCGCTCTGGCAGCGCTCGCAAGCCAGCCAATCCCGGTACGACGCGCAGCTGGCTTACTGGCGCAAACAGCTTCTTGGAGCGCCGCAACGAATTGAGCTGCCCGCCGATCGGCCGCGACCCGCCGCGTTCCGGTTTCGTGGCGCCGAGCTCGGCTTCGAGCTGCCGGAACAGACCGCGGCTGCGCTGCGAGCGCTGTGTCGATCCGAGGACGTCACGCTCTTCATGGCGTTCTTGGCGGCCTTTGGTGTGGTCCTTTCCTGCTCGAGCGGCCGGCGCGAGCTGCTGGTTGGGACACCCGTCTCCGGAAGGACGCACGCCGAGCTAGAGAGCGTGATAGGGACCTTCGTCAATACGCTGGTCCTGCGTGTGGACCTGCGCGGCAATCCGCGCTTCGTCGAGCTGCTCGCACGCGTACGCGCCACTGCGCTCGATGCCTATGCCCACAGCGAGGTCCCGTTCGAGCGCGTGGTTGCCGCGCTTTCGCCCGAACGCAGCTTGGCCCACACGCCGCTGTTCCAGGTCATGCTCTCGATGGCCCATGCCGATCGCGCGCTGCCGAACGTCCTAGGGGACGTTGACGCCGAGGTGATCGCGTACCGTGCGGCCACTGCCAAGTTCGACCTCGTCTTGCATATCGACGACGCCCGGAACCTGCGCGGCCGGCTCGAATACAACGCAGAGCTTTTCGAGCCACGCAGCATGAGACAACTTGTCGAGCGGCTGCAGACGGTGCTGTCGAGCCTGGCGCGCGACCCCGAGCAGCGCATCAGCACGTCGTTTTGGCTCAGCACGCAGGCACGGGACGCGGAGGCCGCAAATTGCGCTCCCCGTACGCTCTGCCCGGCCGGGGGCACCATTGCCACGCAGTTCGAAACGCTCGCGCGGCAACAGCCGGAGGCGCTTGCCGTGAGCTTTGGCGAGCAGGTCCTGAGCTACGCCGAGCTCGACCGGCGCGCCGATGCGCTTGCGCGCCGGCTCGGAGCACGGGGAGTGGGGCCGGAAATCCGCGTGGGTCTGTGTCTCGAGCGCTCGCTGGAGCTGGTCGTATGCATCCTCGCGGTGCTCAAGGCTGGCGGCTGCTACGTCTCCCTGGAGCCGAGGCTGCCGGCGGCGCGCCTGCAGCTCATGCTCGACGATGCGCAGGTTGGGTTGGCGCTCACGACGCGCGGCGTGTGGCAAGACGGCGTGCGTTGTCCCGAGCTGCTGTTCGTCGAGGAACACGAAACCACGCCTGCCGGCGAAGCGGTCGATCTGCCACCCGCCTGTTCCGACGACGCGGTTCGTTTCGACAACGCAGCTAGTTCCGGCAATGCGGCTAGTTCCGGCAATGCGGCTAGTTCCGGCAATGCCGCCTACGTCCTGTACACTTCCGGTTCCACGGGCGTCCCCAAGGGGGTCCCGATCACGCACGCCCAGGTGCTGCGGCTTCTACGGGCGTGCGACGCGCATTTCCGCTCCCGGCACGACGATGTGTGGACGCTGTTTCACTCCTATGCGTTCGACTTCTCGGTTTGGGAGCTCTGGGGGGCGTTGCTCCACGGCGGGCGCGTGGTCGTGGTTCCCCGGGCGGTGGCCCGCGATCCGGAAAGGTTCAGCGAGCTGCTGGTGCGCGAGGGCGTGACCATCTTGAGCCAGACGCCGCCGGCGTTTTACGCCCTGTCGCGAAGCTTGCTCTCGAAGCTGCAGGCCCTGGAATCGAAGGCATCGAAAGCGGAAACCTCCGGATCGAGCTTGGCCTTACGCGCCATCGTCTTCGGTGGTGAGGTCCTGGACCAAGAGCGCATCGCGTCCTGGCTCGCTGAGCGCGGCACGCGACCGCCCGCGTTGATCAACATGTACGGGATCACCGAGACCACGGTGCATGTCACCCACCATCGCCTGCGGGCCGAACACCAGCCGGAAATCGCGGGGGCAAGTCCGATCGGCCGGCCCCTTTGCGACCTCGGCGTATACGTTCTCGATCCGCAGGGAAACCTCCTGCCGAGCGGCGTTGCCGGGGAGCTCTACGTCGCCGGCGCAGGGGTCGGGCGAGGCTACCTCGGGCTCCCCGGGCTCACGGCCGAGCGCTTCGTTCCCGACCCGTTCGGCGCCGCCGGGAGCCGCCTGTACAAGACCGGTGACCGGGGGCGCTATCGCAACGACGGACAGCTCGAGTACCTAGGTCGTTTCGACAGCCAGGTGCAGCTGCGCGGCCATCGCATCGAGCTGGGCGAGGTACGGGCGCGCCTGGTCGAGCACGCGAGCGTCGCCGAGGCGGAGGTCGTGTTGTGGCAGCCGCCCGAGGCGGCTGCGGACGCCGCGCGTATCGTGGCCTACGTGGTGCCGGCGTCGAAGCCGAGCGCCGGCCCGCTCGCTATGGAGGCTATTGAAGCGCACCTGCAGGGGCTGCTTCCCGACTACATGCTGCCGAGCCGGCTCATCGCGTTGCCGCGCATCCCGCTAACCTGCAACGGCAAGCTTGACCGCGCAGCTCTGCCCGCGCCGGACGCCTCTCCGGCCTCGGGCCGCTACGTGGCGCCCCGCACTCGCGTGGAGCAGCTCGTCGCGGACATCTGGTCGCGAGCACTGGGCGTGGATCGGGTGGGGGTCTTGGATGATTTCTTTGCGCTCGGGGGCCACTCGCTATTGGCCGTGCGCGTGGTCGAGGAGATGCGCTCCGAGCTGCCCCATGTACCGGCGCTGGCCGCGCTGTTTCAGGCGCCCACCGTGGCTGGCTTTGCCAAGCTGCTACGCAACGACGAGCCAAGCAACACGCGTCCCGTTGCGCTGAACGACGTCCGGGAGGGCAGGCGACTCTATTGCATGCACCCTGCAGGCGGCCACCTGCACGGCTACCGGGCGCTCGCCGAGCAGCTGCGGAATTGCGCCTGGCGGGTCGAGGGCATCCAGTCGCGGTCTGTTTGGGATGCGGGTTGGGTCGACGCTTCGATCGCCGAGATGGCTACCCGCTACGCAGCGATCCTGCTGCAGGCCGGGCACGCTTCCGGTCGTTCGGGCGCACCCATCCATCTCCTGGGCTGGTCGCTGGGTGGGGTGCTCGCCATGGCCGCTGCCGCGGAGCTCGAACGTGCGGGCCATGAGGTCGGCTTCCTGGGTCTCGTGGACGCGCCTCTGGATGACGATGGCGGCTCCGGAGCGGCGGAGCAGACCGAGGGCGAGCGGGCGCCGGCCGCGGATCTCGTGACGCAGTACGCGCTCAAGCTGGGCGTGGACCGCGATGACCCGATCCTCGAGCAACTTCAGGCCGGCGAGCGCCGGGCGCTGCTCGAGGATTTGAGCGAGGCCGACGACGAGGACTCGCGCCTGGCCTGCATACTTGGTTTTGCCCGGCGCCGCGGGCTCTTGTCCGCCAACGTTTCGCTGGAAGTCTGCAAGTGGCTGGTCGCTATGCTGCAGAACGCGGCGCGCCTGCGCTCCGAGCACAGGCTCGCCTGCGTGCGCG comes from Pseudomonadota bacterium and encodes:
- a CDS encoding amino acid adenylation domain-containing protein, with the translated sequence MIESPDPPACGSASPDHDVEMDRSAPMNRSAPMNRSAPHHEAARSGSPLPGMEATFPATPFQQGLLFHAELDARSRAYCLQQSYRFSGALDARAFKRAWLQLVARHAMLRASFVHEPGREPEQRVQRRVELPLVELDWRHLSSGEQANRLETLLREDLERGFDLDRAPLFRLHLVRLGEQEHELIKSFHHLITDGWSSALLSAELGRLYAAGISGIPAALPPPPRFRSYVEWLRKRPLARAEAFFRRHLAGLTAPNALQLQAPRKAQPSAYATRSVELATAQTQDLQQFAREQRLTLNTLVQGTWALILSRYSGAQDVVFGVTVSGRSPELAGSDKMVGPMINTLPLRATLEPGRLLLDWLRGLQTASVELREHEHAPLTEVHKWSDYAAGTPLFETIVVFENYARPAVSSAGGNGRQSLRRSWLADATHYALTLYAHPGRQPTRIGHQPPAAVSIRNRVPDPPARAAASSFQHPRHGVDCASGTSTANRPSQAPRPSDLEAGDRCGLTLRLVYDVRRFSECAIEQLAEHMQHVLARLAALSRHPAPDSVRLLDCFALPPKQTEMLERPNTTRRDFASADLLERLDAVASACAERIAVRSGACELRYADLQQRFRRLAGRLHALGIGPEQRVGLLLRRSLELPGALLGVWRSGAACLPLDPEQPRARLEWQIADARPELVLADPGLVQGLAQWDIGCPVRSLSSLLESEPELAAPAPRLRSDALAYLMYTSGSSGRPKGVEVCHGSLLNCLGSLSARLGPQAGESWLATTSIGFDISLLELLLPLWSAGRVVVASEHEARDGEALASRLASSRARWFQATPSAYRLLLAAGWQGSAELSALSGGETLAPDLARQLSQRVKALWNVYGPTETTIWSTSTRVHAGSIEAGPVPIGQALANTSLHVLDRRLCPVPAGVQGELYIGGAGLARGYHASPGKTAERFVPDPFAWSAGARLYRTGDQARWLLDGEASPELQLLARADTQVKLRGHRIELAEIESVMHEQRGVGAAAVVPSAPAPEAPELVAFVVPAAHYSEPDLRTFLRERLPAAMIPARFVTLDRLPLNRNGKLDRRALSDRAASAARIGSARAQSGSARAHAESLATESATEQLLASIWSAVLHEADIKRDAHFFELGGHSLLALQVMARVRRAFGVELPLRDLFEAPRLCELAARVSRARTDQPPGPPAFIQRAPVTDAPLSFDQERLWFLHQLECSSNAYNLAFAVRFRGSFDRAALETALAGLVARHAGLRTRFVQRGAAPRQIVDPSFGSRLVELHGHGSDSADKRIRSVLESQAGQRFELDVEPAWRARLLVLGEHDHALLLCLHHIVADGWSLRLLLGELALLYLAATRNKSAGLPAPAAQYTDFALWQRSQASQSRYDAQLAYWRKQLLGAPQRIELPADRPRPAAFRFRGAELGFELPEQTAAALRALCRSEDVTLFMAFLAAFGVVLSCSSGRRELLVGTPVSGRTHAELESVIGTFVNTLVLRVDLRGNPRFVELLARVRATALDAYAHSEVPFERVVAALSPERSLAHTPLFQVMLSMAHADRALPNVLGDVDAEVIAYRAATAKFDLVLHIDDARNLRGRLEYNAELFEPRSMRQLVERLQTVLSSLARDPEQRISTSFWLSTQARDAEAANCAPRTLCPAGGTIATQFETLARQQPEALAVSFGEQVLSYAELDRRADALARRLGARGVGPEIRVGLCLERSLELVVCILAVLKAGGCYVSLEPRLPAARLQLMLDDAQVGLALTTRGVWQDGVRCPELLFVEEHETTPAGEAVDLPPACSDDAVRFDNAASSGNAASSGNAASSGNAAYVLYTSGSTGVPKGVPITHAQVLRLLRACDAHFRSRHDDVWTLFHSYAFDFSVWELWGALLHGGRVVVVPRAVARDPERFSELLVREGVTILSQTPPAFYALSRSLLSKLQALESKASKAETSGSSLALRAIVFGGEVLDQERIASWLAERGTRPPALINMYGITETTVHVTHHRLRAEHQPEIAGASPIGRPLCDLGVYVLDPQGNLLPSGVAGELYVAGAGVGRGYLGLPGLTAERFVPDPFGAAGSRLYKTGDRGRYRNDGQLEYLGRFDSQVQLRGHRIELGEVRARLVEHASVAEAEVVLWQPPEAAADAARIVAYVVPASKPSAGPLAMEAIEAHLQGLLPDYMLPSRLIALPRIPLTCNGKLDRAALPAPDASPASGRYVAPRTRVEQLVADIWSRALGVDRVGVLDDFFALGGHSLLAVRVVEEMRSELPHVPALAALFQAPTVAGFAKLLRNDEPSNTRPVALNDVREGRRLYCMHPAGGHLHGYRALAEQLRNCAWRVEGIQSRSVWDAGWVDASIAEMATRYAAILLQAGHASGRSGAPIHLLGWSLGGVLAMAAAAELERAGHEVGFLGLVDAPLDDDGGSGAAEQTEGERAPAADLVTQYALKLGVDRDDPILEQLQAGERRALLEDLSEADDEDSRLACILGFARRRGLLSANVSLEVCKWLVAMLQNAARLRSEHRLACVRADLHVWYAAPKGPSTDAELRLRRGWARHTSGLVSVRGVRATHTAIIRSPACLAGIQAAIADAS